One Nitrospina watsonii DNA segment encodes these proteins:
- a CDS encoding aldehyde dehydrogenase family protein translates to MTKKHDFLIGKKWTGSAEAIPVINPYTQEPFAEVSLASEKEIDQAIALAVETFKTTRNLPSYMRRNICQQVADGIEKRKEEFSQTLARESGKPLIYSRAEVERSISTFQVAAEEASRIQGETLNLDITEPAKNKTGLTRRFPIGAISGISPFNFPLNLVSHKVAPALAVGNPIVLKPASSTPLTALLLGEVIMESDAPEGIFSVLPCKSRDATALVEDPRLQLVSFTGSPPIGWDIKKRAGKKRVILELGGNAGVIVEPDADLDFAAQRVCFGAFSFSGQVCISVQRTYIHESVFDQFVSKLTAETAKLKKGDPLDESTTFGPMIDTGNSERIESWVQEALDGGARLVIGGKRDGSFFEPTILTNVGRKQKIVCEEAFGPLLVVEPYSDFQGALDTLNDSDFGLQAGLFTNQLDKSMQAFHQLEVGGVVLNDVPTFRVDNMPYGGVKDSGFGREGLRYTIEEMTEIKLLVMNQYR, encoded by the coding sequence CGTCATCAATCCCTATACGCAGGAACCTTTTGCCGAAGTGTCTCTGGCTTCGGAGAAAGAAATCGATCAGGCCATCGCGTTGGCGGTGGAAACATTCAAGACCACGCGCAACCTGCCCTCTTACATGAGGCGGAATATCTGCCAGCAGGTCGCCGATGGCATCGAAAAACGCAAGGAAGAGTTTTCGCAAACTCTGGCCCGGGAATCCGGCAAGCCGTTGATCTATTCCCGCGCCGAAGTGGAACGGTCCATCTCCACATTCCAGGTGGCAGCGGAAGAAGCCAGCCGGATTCAGGGTGAAACGCTCAACCTCGATATCACCGAACCGGCCAAAAACAAAACCGGCCTCACCCGGCGGTTCCCGATAGGCGCCATCTCCGGCATCTCGCCGTTCAACTTCCCTTTGAACCTGGTGTCGCACAAGGTGGCCCCGGCCCTGGCGGTGGGCAATCCCATCGTGCTCAAACCGGCGTCCTCCACCCCGCTCACCGCCCTCTTGCTGGGTGAAGTCATCATGGAAAGTGACGCGCCCGAAGGCATTTTCAGCGTACTGCCCTGCAAGAGCCGCGACGCCACGGCGCTGGTCGAGGACCCGCGTCTTCAGTTGGTATCTTTCACCGGCAGTCCTCCAATCGGATGGGACATCAAGAAGCGCGCCGGGAAAAAACGGGTCATCCTGGAACTGGGTGGCAACGCCGGCGTCATCGTCGAACCCGATGCCGATCTGGACTTCGCGGCCCAGCGCGTCTGCTTCGGCGCCTTTTCATTCTCCGGGCAGGTGTGCATTTCCGTGCAGCGCACGTACATTCACGAATCGGTGTTCGATCAATTTGTGAGCAAACTGACGGCGGAAACCGCCAAGCTCAAAAAAGGCGACCCGCTGGACGAGTCCACCACCTTCGGTCCCATGATCGATACCGGCAACTCCGAACGCATCGAATCCTGGGTGCAGGAAGCCCTGGACGGCGGGGCGAGACTCGTCATCGGCGGCAAACGTGACGGCTCGTTCTTCGAACCCACCATCCTCACCAATGTGGGACGCAAACAGAAAATCGTGTGTGAGGAGGCCTTTGGCCCGCTGTTGGTGGTCGAGCCGTATTCCGATTTTCAGGGAGCGCTTGACACCCTCAACGATTCCGATTTCGGATTGCAGGCGGGCCTCTTCACCAACCAGCTGGACAAGTCCATGCAAGCCTTCCACCAGTTGGAGGTCGGTGGCGTGGTGCTCAACGATGTTCCCACATTCCGCGTGGACAACATGCCTTACGGCGGCGTCAAGGACTCCGGTTTTGGCCGCGAAGGCCTGAGGTACACCATCGAAGAGATGACGGAAATCAAACTTCTGGTCATGAACCAGTATCGCTAA